CCCTGGTCTTCACCGGCGACCTGGTGGACGACCATCCGACCGCAGGGCGCTGGATCGGCTTCGCCTCGTTCCTGCTCGCGGGCCTGTATCAGCTCGGCCCGCTCAAGTACGTCTGCCTCAGGCACTGCCGCAACCCGCTCAGCCATCTGGTGCACTACGCCGGCTTCCCGAGCCGGGCCCGCGACCTGCGGGTGGGTGTCCACCACGGCGCCTACTGCGTCGGCTGCTGCGCCGGGCTGATGGTCGTGCTCATTCCGCTCGGCATGATGAACGTGGCGGCGATGGCCGCACTGGCCGTGGTGATCTTCGTGGAGAAGCTGTGGTCCCGGGGCCCGCTGCTGGCCCGGGTCGTCGGCGTCGCCTTCCTCGTCCTGGCCGTGCTCGCCCCGTTCCAGGACTGGCTGCTGCCGGGCCTGCAGGGGTCGATGCCGTCCATGGGCGGCATGTGAGCCGTACGGCTGCGTGCGCACCCTCGACGAAAAGGCTCAGCCCGGACCGGACCAGTCGAAGGTGATCGTCTTGCTCGACTTGCCGGAACGGTTCCAGCTGAAGCCGAAGGCGTCCGCTTCGTCGGTGGTGGCGCGCCCCCAGGTGGCGAGCTGGCCCGGACCGGTCTCGCAGCCTGGCAGGTTGGTCGACTGCACCCGGGCGCCCTCCGGCGTGGTCGGGCCGGTGAGCGCCTCGGCGCGGGCCCTGACCCGTCCCGGCACGCTGGCCCGCCAGCTGCCCAGGTCTTCGTCGATCTCGACTTCGATGGGCGCGAAGTCCATGCCCCGCACCTCCATGGCGGCCGCGCTCATCATCTCCGCGGGCCAGCTTCCGGCCTGCCCGCCGAAGATCATCTGCAGGGCTTGGCGCTGCCCGTCGTCGGCCCGCTCGTCGAGGAAGAGCGCCGCGTACGCGTCCGAGTGCTCGCCCCAGATGTTGCCGACGAACGAGGCGACCATCACCAGGTTCAGGCCGTCCAGCCGGACGTCGCCGTAGTTGCCCTCGCGTATGTGCCACACCAGCGTGCCCTCGCAGTCGCCGGTGGTCGGCGGCTGCGCGAACGAGCACGGGCAGGGGATGTCGCACTTGCACACGTCGAACCAGTCGCCTGCGACCCGCCACGCAGGAATCGTCTCTGCCGCTTGTGCCATCGTCCTCACTCCTCGTCCCCTTCCCAGTCTGCGCCTCTTCGCGGCAGGGTGAGCGACATCTTTCGTCTATTCCTCCAAGGCCAGCACGTGGCAGTGCCAGGCGTCGAGGCCCACGTACAGTCCCGGAGTGATCAACTCGTCGCCGTTGCGGTCGAAGGTCTCCTTCGTGAGCAGGTCGGTCAGCCGGTGCGAGCGGCCCCCGAGGTGCGCCCACGGCAGCGGCACCTGTCCCTGGGCCGGGCCGGCGGAGTGGTTGACGACGACCAGGTGGCGGGTGTCGGCGGTGGTCCAGCTCCAGGCCAGCAGGTTGCGGTGGGTGTCGTTGTCCGGCCAGCCCGTACAGGTCAGCAGACGCCAGTCGCCCTCCCGTACGGCGGCGCCGGCCGCGATCAGCCGGTCGTAGAAGTCGCGCAGCTGCTCGTCGACCGGTTCCTCGGGCCGGCGGGTGAGGAACACCGGGGGGCGCACCCGGCGGCCTTCGAACTGGCCCTCGTGCCAGAGCGTCGCGCCGGGCAGGGTGGCCACGGCCACGGCCGCCGCGCGCTCGCGATCGCCCGGCAGTACGGCGGCGACGCGGGGTTCGTCGTGATTCTCCAGGAAGCGCACGAGTCCGCGCTGGTAGGAGAGGTCCGCTCCGAGGTGCGCCCGTACCGAATCCGCGTTCTCGTGGAGCAGTCGGTCGTAGAGCCGCTTGTCGTAGCAGTGGTCGAAGCCCTGCTGCTGCAGGGCGCCTTCGAGATCCCAATAGGCCTCCGCGATGAACAGGAGGTCCGGGTGGCGTTCGCGGACGCGTGGGATGACGTATGGCCAGAAGTCCTCCTCGGGGATGCGGCCCGCTCGCTCGCCCCAGGTCTTGGCGAACACGTCGTTCATCAGCAGCATCGCCATGTCGCAGCGCACACCGTCCGCCTGCTCGCCGATCGACACCAGGGTGTCCACCGCCGCCGCCCGCAGTTCGTCGCTGAAGGCGTTCACCTGGATCACGTCCTGCCAGGGCGCGAAGAACGGGTCGCGGCCACAGGCGAAGATCCGCCCGGACTCCTCGTGGAAGTCCGTCGGCACGCGAGCGAGGTCGTCGGCGGTGCCCTGGATGAGGGCGGCGGGGCGGTCGGTGAGCCAGGGGTGGTCGGGGGCCACGTGGTTGGGGACGTAGTCGAGGATCAACCGGACGCCGCGCGTGGCGAGTTGGGCCCGCGCCTCGGCAAGGCCCTTCGGCCCGCCGAAGGTCTCGTCCACGGCGTAGTTCCGTACGCAGTACGGGGATCCGGTGATGTCGGCCGTGGAGAGGTCGGGCAGCGCCTGGCGGAACGTGGCCAGGAGGCCTTCGTCGTGCAGGGCGATCCGCAGGCCTTCGGGGCTGCGCTCCCAGACGCCCATCAGCCACACGGTGTCGATGCCGGGCCGCGCGATCTCGTCCCCGACCTCGCCGGGTACCTCGCCCAGGGTGACGCGGCGCCCGTAGCGGCCGCTCAACTCGCCCAGCCAGACGAGGGTGTTGATCTCGTAGATCGCGGTCATGACAGGGGCTCCTCGCGCAGGGCGCCCCAGTCGCCCGCGCCGACGACGCGGAACAGGGTCGCGGTGACCGCGGCCAGGCCGGACCAGCCGGTCTGGTGGGCGGCGCCGAGTCCGGCGCCGGTGTCGCCGTGGAAGTACTCGTAGAAAAGGAGCAGGTCCTGCCAGTGCGGGTCCTTGGCGAACTTCGGCTGGGTGCCGTGCACCGGACGGTGTCCGTCGGCGCCGCGCAGGAACGTCGAGGTGAGCCGGTCGGAGATCTCGTGGGCGACCTGGTACAGGTTCAGCTGGCGTCCGGAGCCGGTCGGGCACTCCACGGTGAACGCGTCGCCGTGGTAGGCGTGCAGGTTCAACAGGGCGCGGATCAGCAGGATGTTGACGGGGAACCAGACCGGGCCGCGCCAGTTGGAGTTGCCGCCGAACATGTCCGAGTCGGACTCGGCGGGCAGATAGCCGACACCGTACGTCGTCTCGTGCACCTGGAAGGTGTAGGGGTGGGCGGCGTGGTGGCGGGAGAGCGAGCGGATGCCGTACGGCCCGAGGAACTCGTCCTTGTCGAGCATGCGGGCCAGGATGCGACGCAACCGGTCCTCGCCGAACAGGGCGAACAGGTGCCGTCCCTCGGTGCCGGGTTCCAGCGCGTCCCGGGAGTGCACGAGGGCCTCGACAGCGGGGTGGCGTTCGATGAACTCCCGTGCTCCCGCGACCAGTTCGGGGAAGCGGCGGTCGGCCCAGCCGCCGACCACGCTGGTCGCGGCGAGCGGGATCAGGCCGACCAGCGAGCGCACCTTCAGCCGGGTGGCGCTGCCGTCGGGCAGTCGCAGGACGTCGTAGAAGAAGCCGTCCTCCTCGTCCCACAGGCTCTCGTTCTCCTTGCCGATGCGGTTCGTGGCCACGGCGATCCACGCGAAGTGCTCGAACAGGGTCTGCGCCTGCTCCACGTAGACGGGGTTGTCGGCGGCCAGTTCGATGGCGATCTCCAGCAGGTTCTGGCAGTACAGGGCCATCCACGCGGTGCCGTCGGCCTGGTCGAGCCGGCCTCCGGTGGGCAACTCGACGCTGCGGTCGAAGACGCCGATGTTGTCGAGGCCGAGGAAGCCGCCCTGGAAGACGTTGTTGCCGTCGGGGTCCTTGCGGTTGAGCCACCAGGTGAAGTTCTTCATCAGCTTCTGGAAGGAGTTCTCCAGGAAGGCGCGGTCGCCGCGGCCCGTGCGGTGCTTCTCCAGCTCGTAGACGAAGAGGGTGGCCCAGGCGTGCACCGGCGGGTTGACGTCGCCGAAGTTCCATTCGTACGCGGGGATCTGGCCGTTGGGGTGCAGATACAGGCGGCGCAGCAACAGGCCGAGCTGGGCCTTGGCGAAGGCGATGTCGACCAGGGACAGGGCGATGGAGTGGAAGGCGAGGTCCCAGGCCGCGAACCACGGGTACTCCCAGGTGTCCGGCATCGACATGATCTCGTCGTTGACCATGTGGAACCAGGCGCTGTTGCGGACGCGGGGGTCGGAGCCGAGCGGGTCGACGCCGTGTTCGGCCAGCCAGCGTTCGACGTCGAGGTGGTAGTACTGTTTGCTCCACAGCATCCCGGCCAGCGCCTGCCGGACCAGGCGCTGTTCGTCCTCGCTCGTCCCGTCCGGGGTGACGTCCTCGTAGAAGGTGTCGGCCTCGGTCCGCCGCGCGTCGATGACCTGGCCGAACTCCTGCCAGGGATCGGCGAGTTCGGTGTCGGTCAGGCGCAGCCGGATCGTGGCGCTGTCGCCGGCGGGGATGGTCAGCACATGGTGGACGGCCGCCTTGGTGCCGGTGTGCTCGGGGTTGACGGCGGCTGTGTCGCCGTGGACGACGCAGCGGTCGATGCCGTCCTTGACGTACGGGGTGGTGTTCCGACTGCCGAAGATCCGCTCGTTGTTGGTGTCGTTCTCGGTGAACAGGGTGGGCGTGTCGGCGGCGAAGTACAGCCAGCGTGCGCCGAGTTGCTCGTGCTCGGCGCGGATCGCTCCCGGCGCGGCACGCAGGCCGGGCACGGCCGTGCCGCCCGCCCACGACCAGGTGTGCCGGAACCACAGCGTGGGCAGCAGGTGGAGCGTGGCCTCCTCGGGGCCGCGGTTGTGCGCGGTGATCTCGATCAGGACGTCCTCGGGGCCCGCCTTCGCGTACTCGACGAACACGTCGAAGTAGCGGTCCTCGTCGAAGACGCCGGTGTCGAGGAGCTCGAACTCCGGGTCGCGTCGGCCGCGGGCGTGGTTCGCGGCCACGAGGTCGGCGTAGGGGTACTCGCCCTGCGGGTACTTGTAGAGGTACTTCATGTACGAGTGGGTGGGCGTGCTGTCGAGGTAGAAGTAGTACTCCTTGACGTCCTCGCCGTGGTTGCCCTCGCGGTTGGTCAGGCCGAACATGCGCTCCTTGAGGATCGGGTCGCGGCCGTTCCACAGGGCGAGGGCGAAGCAGAGCCGCTGCTTGTCGTCGCTGATCCCGGCGATGCCGTCCTCGCCCCAGCGGTAGGCGCGCGAGCGTGCCTGGTCGTGGGTGAAGTACGACCAGGCTTCGCCGTCGGCGCTGTAGTCCTCGCGGACGGTGCCCCATTGACGCTCACTCAGATACGGGCCCCAGCGGCGCCAGGGCACCCCGGACTCGTCGGCCTCGGTCAGCCTGCGGCGCTCGGCGATCTCGGTCGGGTCGGTCATCGCTCCCCCGGTTCAGGTCGGTTGACGGTCATGGACGCGCAGTTGGATGCCGTGGGCGATCTCGATCAGACCGAGCAGCACGCCCACCGCCAGAGGAGTGGCGCCGGACCGCGCCATGCCCAGAGCACCCAGCATCCCGCGCGCGGCCATGCCTGCCCACCGGAAGTTCGGGGGCTCTTCGCCGGGGAGGGTGGCGAGGGTGCCGTCGCGGTGCCGGTGCGACGCGTCTGGCAGGATGCGCCGCTGATGACGAAGACCACGGACTGTGCCGAGTGCGGTGGAACGGTGGCTCCCGACGGCCACTGCTGGGATTGCGGGGCACCTCAGCCGGGGTTCCGCGCGCATGTGGAGATCACTGCGGACGGCGGTGCCGCGGGGGTCAGCGACCGCGGCCGACAGCGCGGTGTCAACGCGGATGCGATGGCTCTGGCCATGAGCGGCCGGTGGACGATCGGTGTCGTGTGCGACGGGGTGTCGATGTCCCCCCGCGCGGAACGAGCCGCTCAGGTCGCGGCGGAGGTCGGCGCATCCGCGCTGGCGGCGCGGCTGCGCGACGGCGCCCTGCCGGAGGACGCGCTCACGGACGCCGCCCACCGCGCCGGTCGCGCGGTGGCCGCTTTGGCGCCGTCGGTGGACGCCGCGCCCGCGTGCACGTTTGTGGCGGGCATCGTCGGCCCGGAAGGCATCTGGACTGCCGGGATCGGCGACAGCCGGGTCTACTGGCTGCCGGACGCGGGCCCCGGGACGGCCCTGACCAAGGACGACACGGGCGAATACGAGGCTCTCGCCGCGTGGCTGGGCGCCGATGCCGGTGAACCGGTGCCGCGGCTGCGCAGCTACCGGCCCGCGGTGGCGGGACGGTTGCTGCTGTGCACGGACGGGCTGTGGCGGCACCGTCCCGAGCCCGACGGGCTGCGGGCCGCGCTCGCCCGGCGCAGGCCCCCGTCGGCCGAGGACGCAGGACTGCTGGAGGAAGCGCGGTCGCTGGTCGAACTCGCCCTGGCAGCGGGCGGTCCGGACAACATCACGGCACTTCTCATCCCCGTCGCGCCGAGCGTGCCGGCCTCCTGAGTGCGGTCGCACGGAGTCTCAGACGGTGGTGCGCGCGCCCTCGGGCGACTCCTGCTCCTTGCCCTGCGCCGGTGCCCGAAGTGAGCTGAGCGGTCCGCCGTGCAGCGGTGTGGTGTGCCAGCGTGCCGTGAACGTGCGGTCCGCGAGGGAGCAGATCACGGTCAACCGGTGCGGGGTCTCCAGGAACAGCACGTCGACGTGCAGGGAGTCGGCGTCGGTCCATCCGCCGCTCACCGCCGTGGGAACCGGAGCCGCGCCGGTGGTCCAGCCGGTCGCGCCCATCCGCAGCTCGCATCGCGTGTCTTTCTCGATGAGGGACACGGTCCAGCCCGCCTCGCCCGCCGTGACCGCGACTTCCGTCAAAGAGCGCTGGTCCTCACAGGTTCCGCCCGCCGGGGTGAACTCGGCGGCCGTCCAGGCCTCGGCGCGCTCCGGCGGCGTGGCGGCGGCCACGACCGGCGGCAGGGCGAGCCGAGCGAGGCGTTCACGCAGCGCCGCGTCCTGGTCGCCGGGCAGTGACGCCTCGCCGAACGCGGGCAGCAGGTGGCGCCACACCAGGTCGAGCAGCTCCTGCATCTGGTCGGTGGCCGCGGTCATCGCGATCACCGCGTCGTGCTCGGGCAGGACGAGACAGAGCTGGCCGTAGGCTCCGTCGCCGCGGTATCCGTGCCGGGACTTCCAGAACTGGAATCCGTAGCCCTGCTGCCAGTCCGACAGCGCCGCCTCCGCCGTACCGTCGTCGTTGGCGACGTGGACGCGCGTGGCCTCCGCGATCCACTCGGCGGACAGCAGCTGCCGGCCCTCCCAGACACCGTTCTGCAGATAGAACTGGCCGAGCCGGGCGATCGCGTCGGTGGCGGCGTGCAGCCCGCTGAAGCCGATCTCGCGGCTTTCCCGACGCCGCCGTATCCAGGAGACCTCTCCGATGCCCAGCGGGTCGAGCAGCCGGGGCCGCAGATACTCCGTCAGGGACTGGCCGCTGACCCGCTGGACGATCGCGGCGAGGGTGTACGTGGCGGGCTGGTTGTACGCGAAGACACTGCCGGGATCGCGGTCGGGCGGGGTCAGCAGGAAGCCGCGTACCGGCTCCTCGCGGTCGCGGCGGAACGCCCGCTCGTGGGTCTCGGCGAGGTGGCCGCTGGCCATGGACGCGACATGCCGTACGAGCATGGCCCGGCTGCGCGGGTCGGTGATGTCGGCCTCGAACTCGGGAAAGTACGAGATCACGGTGTCGTCGAGACGCAGCAGCCCCTCCTCGGCGGCGAACCCGGCGGCCGTGGAGGTGAAGCTCTTACTGAGCGAGTAGAGCAGGTGGAGGCGCTCGGGGGTGAACGGCGCCCACCAGCCGGAGGCGACCAGGTGCCCGTGGCGCATGATCATCAGGCTGTGGGGTTCGATGTCCGGCGCGGCCTCGATGGCGTCGAGGAACGCGTGCACGCCCGAGGCGTCGACGCCTTGTTCGGCGGGCGTGCCGGCGGGCAGTGGACGGGTGCTCATGCGGGCGGCCTCCGGGCGGCTCGGGGGTCGAAGGACGGTGTCGGCGGCCGGGGACCGGCCGCCGCGTGCATGCGCCATCCTTCCCGTGCGCCGATGGGCATGTCCATGGGACCGACCACGGGCGCCCGGCTTCGTCGGCCGCGTCGCGACCACCGAAAAGCGTTGGCACGCGCCGAGGACGGGTTGGTACGGTGCGCGAGGACGTGACAAACCGCGAGGAGGTGGGACCCATGAACGCTGTTCGCAGCTGGGTGCTCCCCCTTTTTCGTCACGGTGGGCGACTGACGTAGGTGTCGCCGGGAGTGCCTCAACGACAAGGCACTCACAAAGGACGAAACCTATGAATCCTACGTATTTCACTCCTGGCACGGGCGAACCTGCCGTAACGATCACGCGGTTCGCGGAGACCCAATGGCACGCCGTGGAGAACGGCCAGGTGGTCGGCCGCGGCGATGCGTCGAGCAGGCCCGACGGGCGCGTTTTCATCAGCGTCGACGCGTGGCACGGTGCGGTGTTCGACCAGCTCGCCGCTGCGATGGTGGCGGACCTGCCGACGCCGCTCCACACGGTGGTCGACGAGGACGACCTCGACTTGACGTCCAGGTGGCAGCGGGTCGGTTTCACGACCGGACGACGGGAGTGGGAGTACCTCGTGCCCACCGACCCGGCGGTCACGGGCCTCAGTTCGGCACAGCCGCCGTCGGGCGTGACGATCGTGCCCGTGGGCGAGGCGGAGCACGTCCCCCTGCGCGCTCTGGACCGCGCGATTCGCGACGAGGTCGAGGCCACGGTCGGCTGGCGGCGGATGCCCGTCGAGGTGTTGCCGCGCCCGGACGGGGTCACCGTGGTGGACGCGGCGAAGTACGCGGTAGCCGTGCGGGCCCATCGCTACGTGGGGATGGTCCGGTTGGCGCCCGTGGCCCGGCAGCCGCGGATCGGACTGATCGCCATCCGTGCGGACGAGCACCGCCGCGGCATCGCCCGGTCGATGCTGGCCCAGGTCCTGGGCGCACTGCACCGCTCCGGGGTCACCGGAGCACGGGCCGAAGTCGATGAAACCAACGACGCGGCCATGGCGTTGTTCGACGGTATCGGCGCTCAACGTACGGGCTGCAACCTGGAGTTGGTGTGCCGCTGACACGTCACCCGGGCCGCTGCGTACACCGGAATTCGTTTCATTACCGACCTCACCGTCATCGAACGGGGAAGTGAGAGAACTTGGCCAGAACAGCAGGAGCCCTGGAACTCGAGGGCACCGTCCTCGAGTGTCTGCGCAACGCCACCTTCAAGGTGGAGCTCGAGAACGGGCACAAGGTGCTCGCCCACATCAGCGGGAAGATCCGGAAGAACTACATCAAGATCCTTCCGTTCGACCGCGTGATCGTGGAACTCAGCCCGTATGACCTCACCCGCGGCCGCATCCTCTACCGCTACAGGACGTAGTTAAAGGCTGTGCAGGCCCGGCTTGCCGGAGCAGTCCCCGACGCGGTGATCACGCGACCCCTCTGCGGATGCGCTCATCGCCTCGGGGCTGCTCGCCCCTCGATCGCCCCCGTGTCCCTGCCCACGTAAGGCTTCCCTGTCCATGGCCACATCGATGCCTGCCCGGGGCGACGTCGCCCGGGACCTCTGGCGGCTGCTCGAACCGATCCACGCCGTCGTCTACTTCGCCCCGGAGCCGTTGGAGGAGTTCAGGGCGGTGGGCTACCGCGGTTTCTGGATGGGCTACTTCGCCGGACGGGCCGCTCCTCAGAGCTCGCCACGCGTGCCGCGCAATCGGCTCCGCTCGAGGGCCGAGCCCTCTTCGCCGCCAACCGCTCCCTGCCGGTGCCCCAGGAGCCCGTTGCCCAACTGTGGCATGCCGCGACGCTGCTTCGTGAACACCGTGGCGACGGTCACGTCGCTGCCCTGGTCGCCGCCGGGATAACCGGCCGCGAGTCGCACGTCTTCCACGCGACCGCGACAGGCATTCCGCGCGATGTCTACACGTCGGCGCGCGACTTCGACGAGGCGGAGTGGACGTCGCGAGTCGACACCCTCAAGGAGAAAGGGCTCCTTGAGGACGACCAGCTGTCCCGACGTGGACACCGGCTCAAGGCCCGGATCGAGGAACGAACCGACCAACTGGCTGCCACCGCCTACGCATCACTGACCACCGGCGAGACCGCCGAACTCGCCCGGCTCCTGCGCCCCTTGACCGATGCCGTGGTACGCGCGGGCGACATTCCCCTGGACAACGCCATGGGGCTCGACCTGCGTGAGTCACTCGACCGGCCTTGAAGTCGCAGCGTGGTTCAGCCGCACGGAGGGCGTCGCTGATGGTCGGATCGGCCAGGATGCGGAAGATCGCGACACGGTCGTCCTCGTTGCCGCCCGCTTACCCGGTCAGTAGCGGTTCGCTCTTCGCTCGGCAACCGTCCGACACGCCGCGAGGCATCGCATGACGGGCCGTCAGGTCACGCACGGCAAGCGGCTACCGTGACCACACGTCGACCGCCTGACAGCGCCGAAGGAGCAAGCAGCATGGAGATCGCGACGTCGCAGAGAATCACCACGTTCCTGATGTTCGAGGGCAACGCCGAGGAGGCGATGACCTTCTACATCTCGCTCTTCGACGACGCCGAGGTCATCGCCATCACCCGCTATGGAGCCGATGGTCCGGGCAAGGAGGGGACCGTGCAGCATGCGACGTTCGCACTCGCGGGCGAGCAGTTCATGTGCATCGACAGCCCCGCGCAACACGACTTCACCTTCACACCGGCGATCTCGCTCTTCGTGCAGTGCGCCGACGAGGCCGAGCTCGACCGCCTGTACGCGGCTCTCGCCGAGCGGGGGACGGAGCTCATGCCGCTGGGCGACTACGGCTTCAGCCCCAGGTTCGGCTGGGTCAACGACCGGTTCGGCGTCTCCTGGCAACTGAACCTGGCCGCGTGATCCCGTGCGGGCCGAGCCTCAGCTCGGCCCGCACGGTTCAGCGTTCGAGGAGCGGCGCGTTCCCCGGGCGGCGGCCTCAGCCGGTGGTCGTCAGTTGGGGCGTGCTGCTCTGCTGGGGCTGGGCCAGGGCGCGCAGACCGGTGAGGCTGACCATGACCATGGAGAAGACGCCCGCGACGGCGAAGGCGGTGAAGCCGGCGGTGGTCGAGCCGGTGGCGAGCAGTTGGCCGCCGAGCCAGGGGCCGAAGACGGCACCGAAGCGACCCATGCCTGAGGTCCAGCCGACCGCGGTGGCGCGGTTCTCGGCGTCGGAGTGGGCGGCGACCGTGGCGTAGATCATCGCCTGGGCGCTGAAGAGGAACAGGCCGGTGAGGAAGACGACGGCGTAGGTGAGGGCCAGCGACATGTGGGCGCTGAGGGCGTAGACGCCGACGGCGGTGACGCCGAACCAGATCGCGGCGATGCGCGAGCCGCCGAACCTGTCGGTGAGCCGGCCGCCGATCAGCATGCCGACGATGCCGCCGAGGTTGATGACGATGACGAAGCCGATCGAGGAGCCGGTGTTGTAGCCGTTGGCCTTCATCAGCGACGGCAGCCACTGGGAGACGCCGTAGACGAGCAGCAGTCCGCCGAAGGACGCCAGCCAGAAGAGCAGGGTCTGCACCCACAGTCCGCCGCGGAAGAGCGCGGTGAGCGCGCTCCAGCGGTCGGCGGCGGCCGGGCGCCGTCCGTCCTTGTCGGCCAGTTCGACGCCGTAGCGGCCGGCGAGTTCCCGTGCCTCGGTGGTGCGGCCCTTGGCCTGGAGGAAGGCCATCGACTCGGGCAGGTACTTGGCGGCGAGCGGGACGCCGATGAAGAGCGGGATCACGCAGATCCAGAAGGAGACACGCCAGTCGCCGGTGCCGAGGGCCACGAAGCCCGCGACGATGCCGCCCGCCTGGTGGGCGGTCATCAGGGAACCGACGATCAGGGCGCCGCGGCCGCGCGGGGCGTACTCGGTGACCAGGGTGATCGCGCTGGGCAGCAGCCCGCCGAGGCCGAGGCCGGCGAGAAAGCGGCCGAGGCTGAACACGTCGAGACTGGCGGCGGAGGCGCAGACCGCGGAGGCGAGGGAGAAGACGGCCGTGGAGACGATGATCGTCTTCTTGCGGCCGACCCAGTCGCTGACGGTGCCGGAGGACAGGGCGCCTATCAGCATGCCGAACGTGGCGTAGGAGCCGACGTCGCCGGCCTTGCCGGGGGTGATGCCCAGCGCCTTGGTCTCCAGCATGTGCGGCAGCACGGAGCCGTAGATGAACATGTCGAGGCCGTCGAACAGGACGACCAGCCAGCACAGGCCGACGACCAGCACGGCCAGTCTTGCGCCGCGCGCGGGAGCGGGGGAGGGAGACATCGTTGTGTCCTCTCGTCCGGGAGGCAGGTCCCTGGAGGGGATGAGGGGGAAGGGGCGGCGCGGCTCGTGCGGCCGACCCGATGATGCGCTTGACGCTAAGGACCCGGAAGAAAAACGTCAACACTTTTGTCAACAATCTCAGCAACAATCCAGACACCCGCGCCATGACGCCGAATTCGCGTTGAATCCGCAGGTGGAAGAGGGGTGGGCGGCACACAGCCGTGTGCCGCCCACCCCCGTGTATGGCTGATTTCAGTCGACGGGTGGTGTGCCGTGCGTGTGGAAGGACTTGATCGTCTGCAGGCCCCAGGCCTGCCCCTTCTTCCGCTCTTCCTCGGTCCAGGTGATCAGCGGCCAGTCGGGGGCCAGCACCAGACGCGTGAGCGGGTTGCACAGCTCGATGCGGTTGCCGCCGGGCTCGTAGACGTACAGGAAGAACGTCTGCTGAATGGCGTGCTTGTGCGGCCCTGTCTCGATGAACACACCGCTGTCGATGGCGAGGTCCGCGGCGCGCAGGATGTCCTCACGGGTGTCGGTCGCGAAGGCGATGTGGTGCAGTCGGCCGGTGGAGCCCGTCCAGTCCGAGGTGTAGACGACGTCGTACGACTTGTTCGTGTACGTCAGCCAGCGGGCCGCGATCTTCCCCGTGTCGAGCCGGATCTGCTCGGTGGGCCGGGCGCCGAGCACCTGTTCCTGGAACTCGGCGTTGGCAAGCACGTCGGCGGCGAGGAAGTTGATGTGATCCAGGCGGCGCACACCGACGCCCCGGTTGGGCTTGGCCTGCGGCTGGTTCTTCAGCGCCGGCCTCAGCTCGTCGGGGGCCCGGTAGTGCTCGCTCTCCCAGTACAGGGCGTGTTCGTGACCGTCGGGGTCGGTGGTGACGTAGAGCTTGCCGATGCCTGGCTCGTCCTCGGTCCAGTGGCCGGAGCGCCCCGCCTCCTCGGCCGCCCTGACCCGGCGCTGGAGGGCCTCCTCGCTGGAGGTGCGCAGCGCGAGCCGGCCGAGGCCGGGCTGATCGCGGGCGGTGAGCACCAGGCTGTGGTGTTCGTAGTCGTCGAAGGTCCGCAGGTGGACGTTGTCGCCGTCCTGTCCGTTGACCGTGAGGCCGAGGTAGTCGGTGAAGAAGGCGACGCTGGCGTCCAGGTCCGGGGTGAACAGCTGGGCGTGGCCAATATGGGCGATGTCACCGAGCGGCGGAGTCATCTGTGGCCTCCTGGGCGTTGTGCGGGGATCGGTGCCGTCTCGGCG
Above is a genomic segment from Streptomyces sp. R21 containing:
- a CDS encoding glucosidase; this translates as MTDPTEIAERRRLTEADESGVPWRRWGPYLSERQWGTVREDYSADGEAWSYFTHDQARSRAYRWGEDGIAGISDDKQRLCFALALWNGRDPILKERMFGLTNREGNHGEDVKEYYFYLDSTPTHSYMKYLYKYPQGEYPYADLVAANHARGRRDPEFELLDTGVFDEDRYFDVFVEYAKAGPEDVLIEITAHNRGPEEATLHLLPTLWFRHTWSWAGGTAVPGLRAAPGAIRAEHEQLGARWLYFAADTPTLFTENDTNNERIFGSRNTTPYVKDGIDRCVVHGDTAAVNPEHTGTKAAVHHVLTIPAGDSATIRLRLTDTELADPWQEFGQVIDARRTEADTFYEDVTPDGTSEDEQRLVRQALAGMLWSKQYYHLDVERWLAEHGVDPLGSDPRVRNSAWFHMVNDEIMSMPDTWEYPWFAAWDLAFHSIALSLVDIAFAKAQLGLLLRRLYLHPNGQIPAYEWNFGDVNPPVHAWATLFVYELEKHRTGRGDRAFLENSFQKLMKNFTWWLNRKDPDGNNVFQGGFLGLDNIGVFDRSVELPTGGRLDQADGTAWMALYCQNLLEIAIELAADNPVYVEQAQTLFEHFAWIAVATNRIGKENESLWDEEDGFFYDVLRLPDGSATRLKVRSLVGLIPLAATSVVGGWADRRFPELVAGAREFIERHPAVEALVHSRDALEPGTEGRHLFALFGEDRLRRILARMLDKDEFLGPYGIRSLSRHHAAHPYTFQVHETTYGVGYLPAESDSDMFGGNSNWRGPVWFPVNILLIRALLNLHAYHGDAFTVECPTGSGRQLNLYQVAHEISDRLTSTFLRGADGHRPVHGTQPKFAKDPHWQDLLLFYEYFHGDTGAGLGAAHQTGWSGLAAVTATLFRVVGAGDWGALREEPLS
- a CDS encoding PP2C family serine/threonine-protein phosphatase — translated: MTKTTDCAECGGTVAPDGHCWDCGAPQPGFRAHVEITADGGAAGVSDRGRQRGVNADAMALAMSGRWTIGVVCDGVSMSPRAERAAQVAAEVGASALAARLRDGALPEDALTDAAHRAGRAVAALAPSVDAAPACTFVAGIVGPEGIWTAGIGDSRVYWLPDAGPGTALTKDDTGEYEALAAWLGADAGEPVPRLRSYRPAVAGRLLLCTDGLWRHRPEPDGLRAALARRRPPSAEDAGLLEEARSLVELALAAGGPDNITALLIPVAPSVPAS
- a CDS encoding alpha-amylase family glycosyl hydrolase; protein product: MTAIYEINTLVWLGELSGRYGRRVTLGEVPGEVGDEIARPGIDTVWLMGVWERSPEGLRIALHDEGLLATFRQALPDLSTADITGSPYCVRNYAVDETFGGPKGLAEARAQLATRGVRLILDYVPNHVAPDHPWLTDRPAALIQGTADDLARVPTDFHEESGRIFACGRDPFFAPWQDVIQVNAFSDELRAAAVDTLVSIGEQADGVRCDMAMLLMNDVFAKTWGERAGRIPEEDFWPYVIPRVRERHPDLLFIAEAYWDLEGALQQQGFDHCYDKRLYDRLLHENADSVRAHLGADLSYQRGLVRFLENHDEPRVAAVLPGDRERAAAVAVATLPGATLWHEGQFEGRRVRPPVFLTRRPEEPVDEQLRDFYDRLIAAGAAVREGDWRLLTCTGWPDNDTHRNLLAWSWTTADTRHLVVVNHSAGPAQGQVPLPWAHLGGRSHRLTDLLTKETFDRNGDELITPGLYVGLDAWHCHVLALEE
- a CDS encoding DUF1326 domain-containing protein — its product is MAQAAETIPAWRVAGDWFDVCKCDIPCPCSFAQPPTTGDCEGTLVWHIREGNYGDVRLDGLNLVMVASFVGNIWGEHSDAYAALFLDERADDGQRQALQMIFGGQAGSWPAEMMSAAAMEVRGMDFAPIEVEIDEDLGSWRASVPGRVRARAEALTGPTTPEGARVQSTNLPGCETGPGQLATWGRATTDEADAFGFSWNRSGKSSKTITFDWSGPG
- a CDS encoding DUF2182 domain-containing protein, producing the protein MRLTRISAFAPPRSAAPTGAGGGLLPKRDLAAAWFLVVLIAVPAWALTIGQARDMGVEPGTMGMALPLFLLLWVTMMAAMMLPSMAPVAITWVRGIGRQSSGWARAARTTEFIGGYLLVWTAFGLLAYVALVFTGDLVDDHPTAGRWIGFASFLLAGLYQLGPLKYVCLRHCRNPLSHLVHYAGFPSRARDLRVGVHHGAYCVGCCAGLMVVLIPLGMMNVAAMAALAVVIFVEKLWSRGPLLARVVGVAFLVLAVLAPFQDWLLPGLQGSMPSMGGM